The following coding sequences are from one Cercospora beticola chromosome 4, complete sequence window:
- a CDS encoding uncharacterized protein (CAZy:GT8~antiSMASH:Cluster_5) → MIFESLARYNSKADRLLMYPENWATDMELEATTWTLLTKAKEKYGVKLQPVTLQTLAGEPTWADSLTKLLAFNQTQYKRVLSLDSDSTILQPMDELFLLPPTTLAAPRAYWLPNLKDPILSSQLLLIQPSIVEFNRILNAFDTRLEADYDMEIINHLYNSSALVLPHRPYNLLSGEFKRQGDDSSLSSSIPEASLPSKVDHAAYLGSSTEVWNPDLIVNEAKYVHFSDWPLPKPWVFADEDSVENVMPRCVILETRKSVFEGVDDDIKDDCRDREIWLGLYADFKRRRKFAV, encoded by the exons ATGATCTTTGAGTCACTAGCAAGATACAATTCCAAGGCGGATAGGTTGCTCATGTATCCTGAAAATTGGGCCACAGACATGGAACTAGAAGCTACGACATGGACTCTGTTAACAAAAGCAAAAGAAAAATATGGCGTGAAATTACAACCCGTTACTCTCCAAACGTTGGCAGGAGAACCGACCTGGGCGGATAGTTTGACGAAGTTGTTGGCTTTTAATCAGACGCAGTATAAGAGGGTTTTGAGTTTGGATTCGGATTCTACGATTTTACAG CCCATGGACGAGCTCTTCTTGCTTCCACCGACGACCTTGGCCGCCCCACGAGCCTACTGGTTACCCAACCTGAAAGATcccatcctctcctcccaacTCCTCCTCATTCAGCCCTCCATAGTAGAATTCAATCGAATCCTAAACGCCTTCGACACTCGTCTCGAAGCCGACTACGACATGGAAATTATCAATCACCTCTACAACTCATCCGCTCTCGTCCTCCCTCACAGACCCTACAATCTGCTGTCAGGAGAATTCAAACGTCAAGGAGACGATTCTTCGTTGTCCTCCTCTATTCCTGAAGCCTCTCTCCCATCCAAAGTCGACCACGCCGCGTACTTGGGCTCTTCAACCGAAGTGTGGAACCCCGACCTTATCGTCAATGAAGCCAAATACGTCCATTTCTCCGACTGGCCGCTTCCGAAGCCTTGGGTGTTCGCAGATGAGGACAGTGTGGAGAATGTGATGCCACGGTGCGTTATATTAGAGACGCGGAAGAGTGTGTTTGAGGGCGTGGATGACGATATCAAGGACGATTGCAGGGACAGAGAGATTTGGTTGGGGTTGTATGCGGATttcaagaggaggaggaagtttGCGGTTTAG
- a CDS encoding uncharacterized protein (BUSCO:EOG09262IZO), producing MELREPPTTLRANGSSLDLHNSHSGGIGGRTPQETVKMKEKHLTVVIKLGTSSIVDEKTHEPLLSTLSTIVETAMSLRHDGHRVVICSSGAIGMALRQMNMERRPKLLPQVQALAAIGQCKLMAMWDQLFMHMRQPVAQILLTRNDIADRNQYLNAQNTFHELLHMGVIPIVNENDTLSVQEIKFGDNDTLSAITAGMVHADYLFLMTDVDCLYDKNPRNHPDAKAIEVVEDIAELAADTSSAGSSLGTGGMSTKIVAARLATAAGVTTVITRSSKPGNIAAIVRHAEAQKAAAKSMEQSGELASHEPALHTTPVVNGNGALKLEEPGLPPLHTRFLPDPHPIRDRYFWLLHGLAAHGTVYVDHGAYTALQSKNGLLPVGVVDVEGHFGQHECVRIVVLPTRNSPLSEGEEVGKAIVNYSAIEIKRIAGHRSSQIASIIGYADSEYVAVRDSVALFNKDLSRPVTPAPDETKRLSITSPNDKRFSMGRLSSYVDG from the exons ATGGAGCTACGAGAACCTCCCACCACCCTGCGGGCGAATGGCAGCAGCCTCGACTTACACAACTCACACAGTGGAGGAATAGGTGGCCGGACACCTCAGGAAACCGtcaagatgaaggagaaACACTTGACGGTCGTCATCAAGCTCG GCACATCCTCCATAGTGGACGAAAAGACCCATGAGCCTCTCCTCTCTACCCTCTCGACGATCGTCGAAACCGCAATGAGTCTTCGCCATGACGGACATCGGGTAGTCATTTGTTCGTCTGGAGCCATTGGCATGGCCCTACGGCAAATGAACATGGAGCGACGGCCCAAACTCCTCCCACAAGTCCAAGCGCTGGCAGCAATAGGACAGTGCAAGCTCATGGCCATGTGGGACCAGCTGTTCATGCACATGCGGCAGCCTGTAGCTCAGATCCTCTTGACGAGGAACGACATTGCCGATCGAAATCAGTACCTCAATGCACAGAACACCTTCCACGAATTACTACACATGGGAGTCATACCGATTGTGAACGAGAACGACACACTTTCGGTGCAAGAGATCAAATTTGGAGACAATGATACATTGAGTGCCATAACAGCAGGCATGGTGCATGCCGACTACCTGTTCTTGATGACGGATGTGGATTGCTTATATGACAAGAATCCTCGAAATCATCCAGATGCTAAGGCAAtagaggtggtggaggacaTCGCTGAGCTGGCTGCGGATACCTCAAGTGCAGGAAGTTCGCTCGGCACAGGTGGAATGAGCACGAAGATCGTGGCTGCAAGACTGGCTACTGCAGCTGGTGTGACAACAGTCATCACCAGGAGTAGTAAGCCGGGAAATATCGCAGCGATTGTCAGACACGCGGAAGCTCAAAAGGCGGCAGCGAAGAGTATGGAACAAAGCGGTGAGTTGGCGTCCCATGAGCCGGCACTCCATACTACGCCAGTCGTCAACGGAAATGGCGCACTCAAACTTGAAGAGCCTGGACTTCCTCCCTTGCACACCCGGTTTCTACCAGATCCGCATCCGATCAGAGATCGCTATTTTTGGCTCTTACATGGCCTCGCGGCGCACGGAACGGTATATGTGGATCACGGAGCTTACACAGCTCTGCAGTCGAAGAACGGATTACTCCCTGTTGGTGTCGTGGACGTCGAAGGCCACTTTGGTCAACATGAATGCGTTCGCATCGTGGTGCTGCCAACGAGGAATTCGCCCTTGAGTGAGGGCGAAGAGGTTGGTAAAGCCATTGTCAACTACTCCGCCATTGAGATCAAGAGAATCGCAGGCCACAGAAGCAGTCAGATCGCTTCAATCATCGGATACGCAGACTCTGAGTATGTTGCTGTGAGGGACAGTGTCGCGCTGTTCAACAAGGACCTGAGTCGACCGGTTACACCAGCGCCGGATGAGACGAAGAGGTTGAGCATTACATCTCCGAACGATAAGCGATTCAGTATGGGACGGCTGTCGAGCTATGTGGATGGCTGA
- a CDS encoding uncharacterized protein (MEROPS:MER0242447) translates to MPSSSTVFGAAITRAAWGTRITIQIIAPNHQLDQELLNLDLPSELSVADLKGFVTAETQIPQASQQFFLNNQALQDDSKSLDAAGVKDGDLIAMLMSRPQQNNMGAQRRPQQGARGRGPPNNTEEIESTRQNILANPGAMAQIREQRPALAAAIHDQTRFREVWQEMIREDSDRERERQEQMRLLNEDPFNIEAQQKIEEMIRQESVQENLQFAYEHNPEVFGRVTMLYVPVEVNKKPVKAFVDSGAQTTIMSPSCAEACGIMRLIDKRYSGIAKGVGTAQILGRVHSADIKIGNQTMSCSFTVMEGKDVDLLLGLDMLKRFQAVIDLRQNKLIFGDGNEVTFLGEADIPKNFEEAQAAEPTIKGPNGTEIGAKSGTVQPAGTAAAASSSSQPNGGSFQGQGQTLGGGASTQRPAPAAPAAAPAPAASSGHSKEKIEQLQSLGFSRQQAVAALDACDGNVEYAAGLLFQS, encoded by the exons ATGCCATCATCTTCCACTGTGTTCGGCGCCGCGATTACGAGAGCTGCCTGGGG GACGCGCATTACTATACAAATCATCGCTCCGAACCACCAACTCGACCAGGAGCTCCTTAACCTGGACCTTCCTTCCGAACTCTCCGTCGCCGATCTCAAAGGCTTCGTCACTGCAGAGACCCAAATTCCCCAAGCCTCACAGCAGTTCTTTCTGAACAATCAGGCTCTCCAAGACGACAGCAAGAGCTTAGACGCAGCGGGAGTGAAGGATGGCGATCTGATTGCTATGCTCATGAGTCGACCACAACAGAACAACATGGGCGCTCAACGGCGGCCTCAGCAAGGTGCCCGAGGGCGAGGCCCGCCAAACAACACGGAAGAGATTGAGAGTACGCGTCAAAATATCCTAGCCAACCCAGGCGCGATGGCCCAGATCAGAGAACAACGACCAGCTTTGGCCGCAGCGATTCATGACCAGACCAGATTCCGCGAGGTGTGGCAAGAGATGATCAGAGAAGATTCGGATAGAGAACGTGAGCGACAAGAGCAGATGCGGCTTCTGAACGAGGACCCATTCAACATCGAGGCACAACAGAAGATTGAGGAGATGATTCGGCAAGAGTCAGTGCAGGAGAATCTCCAATTCGCCTATGAGCACAACCCGGAGG TCTTCGGGAGAGTCACGATGCTTTACGTACCTGTTGAGGTCAACAAGAAGCCAGTCAAGGCCTTTGTGGATTCCGGCGCGCAGACAACGATCATGTCACCCTCCTGTGCTGAGGCATGCGGCATCATGCGTTTGATCGACAAGCGCTATTCGGGCATTGCAAAGGGTGTCGGTACGGCACAGATCTTGGGTCGAGTTCACTCTGCAGACATCAAGATTGGCAATCAGACCATGAGTTGCTCCTTCACCGTCATGGAGGGCAAGGATGTCGACCTCTTGCTCGGACTCGATATGCTTAAACGTTTCCAGGCCGTCATCGATCTTCGGCAGAACAAGCTCATCTTCGGCGACGGCAACGAGGTCACCTTCTTAGGAGAAGCTGATATTCCCAAGAACTTTGAGGAAGCGCAGGCTGCGGAGCCAACCATCAAAGGACCAAATGGGACTGAGATTGGGGCCAAATCTGGCACCGTTCAGCCAGCTGGAaccgctgcagcagcttcctcatcatcgcaacCAAATGGCGGGTCTTTCCAGGGGCAAGGCCAGACGCTGGGTGGCGGTGCCTCAACACAGCGGCCAGCACCTGCAGCGCCGGCAGCAGCTCCGGCTCCAGCAGCGTCGTCTGGTCACTCTAaggagaagatcgagcaACTGCAGAGTCTCGGTTTCTCTCGGCAGCAAGCTGTTGCAGCGTTGGATGCATGCGATGGCAACGTTGAGTACGCGGCTGGGCTGTTGTTCCAGTCCTGA
- a CDS encoding uncharacterized protein (BUSCO:EOG09262OJ4) translates to MASPEAVRALRTLLLASRSPSLRQQRRTICAACLAKDKNGVGRRVDSRPLAAVPTQQWHEHRAKKRRMATQVEVRQQGYTGRGPIAEYDARVQSGRLRDDEHQRTIIQALQDLHDVLSKYIAPKVIKPTIESLQPKKKSLFGSLFGGNDEKQLVMKPRPDLPKGIYMYGDVGSGKTMMMDLFYDTLPDNITHKTRIHFHNFMQDVHKQLHKMKMQHGQDIDCIPFVAAEIAQEASVLCFDEFQCTDVADAMILRRLIESLMAHGTVLVTTSNRHPTELYKNGIQRESFIPCINLLLDQLRVLNLDSTTDYRKIPRPPSGVYHHPLDKASTTHANYWFRFLGDFENDPPHPDVQHVWGREITVPKASGKACWFTFNELIGSATGAADYLELVRHYEAFIVTDVPGMNYRSRDLARRFITFLDAVYESRAKLVLTTAVPLTQLFMSRNEIDNMLDEAANTADADRRVKDAAKKKNTEPQKPGSDVDDAMRMMMDDLGMNMDSMKKSSFFTGDEEAFAFARALSRLSEMGSQEWVERGLGLTGKGEKDVEDWKKVRGSWRQDSY, encoded by the coding sequence ATGGCCTCGCCGGAAGCTGTGAGAGCTTTGCGAACCTTGCTCCTAGCCTCTAGATCGCCCAGCCTAAGACAACAACGAAGAACGATCTGTGCTGCGTGCTTGGCAAAGGACAAGAATGGCGTCGGTCGCCGAGTGGACAGCAGGCCACTCGCAGCGGTTCCGACGCAGCAATGGCATGAGCACAGGGCGAAAAAGAGACGTATGGCCACGCAGGTCGAGGTCAGGCAGCAAGGATACACAGGCAGAGGGCCTATCGCCGAGTACGATGCGAGAGTGCAATCAGGCAGGCTACGGGACGATGAACACCAGCGGACAATCATCCAAGCTTTGCAGGATCTACACGATGTCCTCTCGAAATATATTGCGCCAAAAGTGATCAAGCCCACAATTGAGTCGCTGCAGCCCAAGAAGAAAAGTCTGTTTGGATCACTCTTCGGTGGGAATGATGAGAAACAACTTGTGATGAAGCCGCGGCCCGACTTGCCGAAGGGCATTTATATGTACGGAGATGTGGGAAGCGGGAAGACCATGATGATGGATCTCTTTTACGACACACTCCCCGACAACATCACGCATAAGACGAGGATTCACTTCCACAATTTCATGCAAGATGTGCACAAGCAGCTCcacaagatgaagatgcagcATGGGCAAGATATCGACTGCATACCTTTCGTGGCGGCCGAAATCGCACAAGAGGCATCAGTGCTTTGTTTCGACGAGTTTCAGTGTACCGATGTGGCCGATGCCATGATTCTGCGAAGGCTGATCGAGAGCTTGATGGCACATGGCACAGTTTTGGTCACGACATCGAATCGTCACCCTACGGAGCTCTACAAGAACGGCATTCAGCGTGAATCGTTCATTCCCTGTATCAATCTGCTCCTGGATCAGCTTCGCGTTCTGAACCTCGACTCGACAACAGACTACCGCAAGATTCCACGCCCGCCGTCGGGTGTCTACCATCATCCACTCGACAAAGCCTCAACGACGCATGCGAACTACTGGTTCAGGTTCCTCGGAGACTTCGAAAACGATCCTCCACATCCAGATGTACAGCACGTATGGGGACGAGAGATCACTGTACCAAAAGCGTCTGGAAAAGCCTGCTGGTTCACATTCAACGAATTAATTGGCTCTGCTACAGGCGCAGCAGACTATCTCGAGCTCGTCCGACATTACGAAGCTTTCATCGTCACCGACGTCCCCGGCATGAACTACCGCTCTCGAGATCTTGCCCGCCGCTTCATCACTTTCCTCGATGCAGTCTACGAGTCTCGCGCGAAGCTTGTTCTCACAACTGCAGTACCTCTGACTCAACTTTTCATGAGCAGGAACGAAATCGACAACATGCTTGACGAAGCTGCAAACACTGCCGATGCGGATAGAAGAGTGAAAGATgctgcaaagaagaagaatacagAACCACAGAAGCCAGGCtctgatgttgatgatgcaaTGAGAATGATGATGGATGATCTGGGAATGAATATGGATTCCAtgaagaagagtagttttTTCACCGGCGACGAGGAAGCTTTCGCGTTCGCTCGTGCACTGAGCAGATTGAGTGAGATGGGAAGTCAGGAGTGGGTTGAACGAGGTCTTGGTCTTACTGGCAAGGGCGAGAAAGATGTTGAGGATTGGAAGAAGGTACGTGGATCGTGGCGGCAGGACAGTTATTGA